A window from Osmia lignaria lignaria isolate PbOS001 chromosome 8, iyOsmLign1, whole genome shotgun sequence encodes these proteins:
- the ATPsynC gene encoding ATP synthase, subunit C isoform X2 — translation MFACTRFIAPIARSTLVSGTKSYIRPLSSAVVSHSQSVQQNQIQSPSPLMQSSIVRSFQTSTISRDIDSAAKFIGAGAATVGVAGSGAGIGSVFGSLIIGYARNPSLKQQLFSYAILGFALSEAMGLFCLMMAFLLLFAF, via the exons ATGTTTGCCTGCACTCGATTCATCGCACCCATCGCCAGATCGACC TTGGTTTCTGGAACCAAGAGTTACATTCGGCCTTTGAGCAGTGCCGTGGTCAGCCACAGCCAGTCCGTACAACAAAATCAAATTCAAAGCCCG TCACCTTTGATGCAATCTTCAATTGTACGTAGTTTCCAAACTTCCACAATCAGTCGTGACATTGACTCTGCTGCAAAGTTCATCGGTGCTGGTGCAGCTACTGTTGGTGTTGCAGGATCAG GTGCTGGAATTGGATCAGTGTTTGGTTCTTTAATTATTGGTTACGCCAGGAACCCGTCCCTTAAACAACAACTGTTCTCTTATGCCATCTTGGGCTTTGCCCTGTCCGAGGCTATGGGTCTTTTCTGCCTTATGATGGCTTTCTTGCTTTTGTTCGCGTTCTAA
- the ATPsynC gene encoding ATP synthase, subunit C isoform X1, protein MFACTRFIAPIARSTLVSGTKSYIRPLSSAVVSHSQSVQQNQIQSPVSVSPLMQSSIVRSFQTSTISRDIDSAAKFIGAGAATVGVAGSGAGIGSVFGSLIIGYARNPSLKQQLFSYAILGFALSEAMGLFCLMMAFLLLFAF, encoded by the exons ATGTTTGCCTGCACTCGATTCATCGCACCCATCGCCAGATCGACC TTGGTTTCTGGAACCAAGAGTTACATTCGGCCTTTGAGCAGTGCCGTGGTCAGCCACAGCCAGTCCGTACAACAAAATCAAATTCAAAGCCCGGTTAGTGTT TCACCTTTGATGCAATCTTCAATTGTACGTAGTTTCCAAACTTCCACAATCAGTCGTGACATTGACTCTGCTGCAAAGTTCATCGGTGCTGGTGCAGCTACTGTTGGTGTTGCAGGATCAG GTGCTGGAATTGGATCAGTGTTTGGTTCTTTAATTATTGGTTACGCCAGGAACCCGTCCCTTAAACAACAACTGTTCTCTTATGCCATCTTGGGCTTTGCCCTGTCCGAGGCTATGGGTCTTTTCTGCCTTATGATGGCTTTCTTGCTTTTGTTCGCGTTCTAA